CAACTTAAAAACCTCTATTTGACGAAATTTGACCGCAAAATGAAATATAGTTTTTCCTTTGTGATCTTGTTTCCATATGAGATCAGGATATGAGCGTATGAGTTCAATTATAAAACGCGTATTGCCCATTTTTGCAGCAACAAAAAGTACTCGGGAAAAGTAGCCTCTTTTTGCCTTACCCTCCTTATTTGTTTTTACAGAACTCGGCCCTCGGATTATGTCATCAATCTCTTTCTTCCCCATTTTGGCAACTTTTTCCCAGATTATTTTTAATAACTCAAGGGCAGCACTTTCTTTTTTGTTGGGCGCTGCAAaaactgaaaaaacaaacaaGAAGAAGAATATCAAACGATTCATATTACATCGTTTTCTTAAACTATTTAAGGTAGTAATcatttataaaattcatttagGTAGGAATCAGCATAAAGTACAACCAGAAATCACAAGCATAATAAGTATTTATGTGTCAAAAGTAGAATGAAGCAAAGAAATTGGAGTAATGAGCATATACATACTTGATTTGATTTTTGTGGAGATACTATTtgttttttcttcttcaaatgcACGAGGCTTCTGCGCCAAAGCTAAAAGCACATCAGTAAGTAACCGGTTCGGGAGAATGATATTCGGGCAGTCATTCAATATATTCAGAGCAACATCTGGAAAAGAATTAATGTCCACCTTATGAGAAAAATTGTATAAAATAAACGAGAACTTGTAAGAAGTTACATACCAAACATATCCGCTTCAACACATTTTTGGAGGACCCAGCCACGATTATCATGTGTCCAACAATCGCCCACCATTTTGTTAGAAAGATTATACAGATAGGCCACCATTTTGGGTTTTGCAAATAAAGCAGCCATATAGAGTGGCATAACTTTCTTAAAATTAAGGATTTCAATCAAGGCTCGATTCTTTTGCACCATCGTCTTGGCTGTTTCTATATTTCCAGCAGCAGCTGCTAAACAGAGGGCAGTATCCCAATTTTTATTTTGTAGCTCCAAATCCGGTTTTTCCATCAACTGTACAAGATTTATCACAAATTGTTCTACTGCCTTGGTGCTCTCTGCTGATGCTGCAACGTGAAGCAGTGTTTCCTCGTTTTCCGTGATAGCAGCACGCATCAGATGTGGGTCTTGTCTAAGAATGGGTTCAGCGGCCTTCCAATCTCCTTTCATTGCGGCTTCGTAAAGTGGAACAGCAAACTTGATGTATTTTTCTTCTCTATTTCCTTCAAAAGTTAAACATggtttgtcaaatttttaatTATAGATTATTGCTTTTACTAGATGTAAAACCTGTGTAAAACACATGTAGTCTTTAGAAATTTTACACATATAATATTGTTTGTGATTGTGAGCAAGTGGTCCGTTTGAAGTCCGCCAACAATAACCTAGGCTTGGAAAAGATCTCCAATGATGAAGGTTTAAAATGAGATTCAGACGCTTTCACATCGGCACTCTTGGAGATGCTATTATCACTTTAAAAACAGACATTGAAACGAGAACTTTCACCCATATAAGGCACTGATAGATACATAATTGAGAAATTACCAAGAAGTAGTTCTAAACTAGGCCTGTTAGGTTGTGGTGGGTTTTGTTGCGCTGGTGCCGGCACTTGCTGTTGAGGCATCTGAACAATAGTATGgttctgctgctgctgctgctgttggtgaCCAGAGCTTGTGCTTGGTTGCTTCATCATTTCGGCTGCACTGTCATATCGATTAGTAATTAATATAACTAGAATACATTCACAAGAACATCTAGTTAGCTTTTGAAAATACCTCTGATTATCCGAGTTATCTTTTACCGGTGTTCTTTCTAATTAATGAAGATCTCAAGAGCATACAGCTGAATTTATAGACGTAAACCAATGTGAACATCCATGTTAAACTATTTGGTGACGGACAAGCCACTATTGCTAAAAGTCAACGTCCATCCATCTGGCAAACAATTATTGCTAACAAGTgacactaaatatatatataagaaaactTCTTTTTTGGTTAACTTTGTTTAGATATATGGATGGTTAGTCATGCAACCCTTAAACTTCCCTTAAACTTTAAGAAAAGTATCATACCATCCCTAATTCTATAAAATTGCTGGTATAAATTTTACTTCATCTATGTTTTACGTCATATGAGTCACTTAGTGTACAAATTTGTGTTTCTATTTTacattttttcttgttttggtcATTACTCCGTTAGCACActttaacccccacccccacaCGCCGGTAAAACGtgttggaaatttgtgaaaatagcacttttcacaaatataggaaaatgcaTTTTTTCTAATTTtagactagaaataaatataagaaactgagtgggtttatatatttatttgtgggtttgtgttctatgttgcaAGAGCTTCGCAATGAACTAAACCACGTTCAAAATgaagctaagatgaatgagatatcgatgctcaaagtttggtgtttgaaacattgatgatatgcgcaaaatgcaacatataaattatatcaaatgtggcataaaactaacccttttttagtactaatgttggaaaaaagtgtgtttttgtcttccttttgtatttttcagtattaaatgagcttaaattaacaaaagaagcaaaaagatagcaaaatctaacataaatacaagaaaaggaaaaaaagtggaatgcccgacccctcaacagcatcttcccaagcaaaaccaaggactgagaagactgaacatgccccgtgctcagcgacggggccgtgcctaagaagcagcagaaaagacaaacatttagaagcttctattgcccaccatggggccgtgcccagtggacacgggggcatggtcagactcctgcaggcgcatttattgtaattgcaaattacaattaatgaggagagagacaaggatggacacggggccgtgcccgagcttctgttcagcctataaataggaatgcttgaagacatttcaactcatcccttggcacaccacctctctcacacttcacccaccacctaccaccaccataacaccatcatccaccaccatcatccaccaccatcatccattgtccatcatagagtgtgtgagtcatctcgggatccaagattgatcgtaagagttcttgacaatcaaaggccatgtttgcctaagtctcttacatcacttggtgaagataagtgtttagtgtaatactttttatttttaatcttttgcactttttaattggttttgtattaatgactttaattactagtttcttatgttgaaggtgattcttccttatcgtttgtccgtggtgtcttggcattattttactgtctatataaaataaaagattttcaccattcatatctccacggtctatatggaggtatgttggctacctggtcgggggttaagggaacggtttggtaagagtcttgccgttgttcagcgtttagagatcatgcaagggacctgggtcaaatttagtaggatctccttcaatgcccaaaggtattggatggcgggggtccaaactctttgatcccctcataagttaaactactattaaaactttaacccagctatttaggactgtatccttgctgactcagactacttagctgagggtaacgtcgccttcaaaagaggggcctaccacattatgcattaataacttaattaattatctttcaataatccgaccctttaggatcgtatccttgctgactcaaactactgggttgagggtaacgtcgccttcaaaagaggggcctactacaataactaagataatctcttaaacaagtgcaaaagtgcgaaaataatcaaaggttacactaacacacgagtcggatgcaagtgattcatcttgtctatctgtttttatttttatttttattttcagcattttagttagttttattttcttagttaaaaaatctttttctaacattttggtttgattagacgttgaggataaaccggtactaaaagctattgtgtccttggacgacctcggtatcttaccaacactatactacgtccacgatgggtgcacttgcccatatgtgtgtttagtgttagtaaatatcgtgttttataaatttaaaacttggctaaaagtgtaaaaagggcttaaaatatacatccaaattataacacacttcacgcacatcaagtttttggcgccgttgccggggacacaaggattttaagaaagttaggaatcaacggcctaatcattttttttattattttctttttaatttttaggattttcttaatttttcagcttctgtagaactcagcacgggccgtgcccgctgaacacgcctcgtgcccaatctttggaactggcaaacctgttttaagtcagacagtaagctgaacacagggccgtgtccactcaacacgcccccatgcccaagattcagttgctgaaaatggaaccgtaagatcccgacggttggtaaattctgacacaaaaatgagtgatgaCGATTTTTTTTAcattcggcactcttatggtacatggtgtcgattatgtggcgGCAACCataaagaattaaaatgttattttctaaattataagccccactacatagacccatcgtctccctataaccttaagagtggcgaaagtaaaaataatcactatctctccctcgaatgcgcccaaccggatattctaggagaaatgctccttgacgagttaatTCAATTAGAaaatctaattcttaattggttaaaagagcttaggaaggatttcattgattcatcccaagatgatgaccaagaagaattgttgggattgCATGAAAACAACCTCGTTGTTTCCGATCTTACCTTCAACTCTAGCAaagacatggacgatagtcgtccctgtgccgattgtgccgtgaaggactctccatcgacttcgttcggtgcatacatagacctgagcgattcggcatataccttctttaacgagagcccggaaaagggttggacttgtccacctaaaataaacataggaattaccttcaccgacaacctcttgcgttctcgtcttagtctagagcaattaaggtatcttaggcactttggggttgttccaaccagtaaggaaccacccgatacaaataAGTTCCTTAGTAAATAGAAAAAcaccataagacagcttccagacacggggtcgtgtccaggtcagcacgcccccgtgtccacctaaaagattctcttctgattttgtcagaatacggacaaaatgtgtcaggattttaactgcacacggggccgtgtccaaccaacacggggccgtgtccaacgcgctgtcgttttctttaaatgcagcctgattcctgctcattttgaccacttcaaaagacagagattcctgggatcttcactcatactatcctaggtaagttctaaaagaaggttccaagaaccatcttgtcttttcccaCTTTTGTTCATTACCTTCTCTTTCAATTTTTCGACCATttcctccattaaagcttggaaactccatgattccaacctttagtGTAAAGTTTGTAAGGTTATTATCCAAGGGATCTTACTCAAAATAAGTTGtgcaactttgttttaaattatctgtgcttAAAAACTCGACTAAAaaccatgaaaataatttaaaactccaagattccttaatCTAACAACCTGCAGACAactagacacggggtcgtgctcagcaagcacggggtcgtgtccgaggtactgtttcGTAAAAATTGAGCTCTTTTCGGTCTATTTCCCCATaaatggcaagcagaacaagcgggacgtcttcatcaagaaataaccgacaggGGAGAAAATCATCAACGgcagaagactctcttgtaaactatgtttacgccctaagagaggctattgatgaaatgacaggggtggaagaagcattggtcgaccgtatcaaccatctaacggtgggactggaagggtgtctccgagaagtaaacctcttgcaccagaggttaaaccttctcgactctcctcctttggtacctataataacccaaagggcatggaacgtggtccCCGAAGTCATCATACCCGCCGAATGGTACGCCATACACCCGGAGCCTCCGCAAGGGatagtgcaaggagtcccggtgggtgttccccctcctccgcgagatgttgaggaaaatgaagccgccttcttcctcccaagggagatagaagaatggctttaacaacatctacgAAGAAAACCATCGGCCAAGAGTCCTACTACATTAGgaaactattcccgaaattttcgcAACAAAGAAGTATAACTCTTTATGATAACTTTATGTACCTCCTGACCTATCTAGTTAAGATTTTTCGCTTttatttctttttacttttctaGGAACTTGTGTAATTCTCTCTGtgaatgaaatgatggttttaaggtttggatggtgttgtaataaataaaacacactctgggtggtaaaggataacaagggaaacgagaaacatagccccatgcactAAAACAGAGCAATCCGACAACAATCTCCCATTACAGtaggctcagcacgggccgtgtccacccaacatggccccgtgctgcacaatctacagcaaatcgcccagttcaggtaactggacacggggacgtgttcactgaacacgcccccgtgcccaggtttctgtttcttttcttaaatttttatcactggcacctgaacacgggaccgtgcccggtccccacggggccgtgtccagactgccagtaacataaaattatgcttttaacaccattttacacattcaatcaacctaaaaacttatttttgggacacattgaggacaatgtgtaatttaagtgtggggggatgctaaaaccttgaattttgcaagtcctaataacaagccttacacaaaactctattggaaccgctaatcaccccaaattttttccaaaaattttcattttttttacttgtctaagtttaagttgggaattcaagtcttaataaggttatatttttacaaatttacaaccgatagcgtcgtgataaaaagaaccaacataagaaaattatgaaaaggcatgacaaacttagttaaaatacgattatatatacttgatcacataaaaacccttttcccacaaaactgagttttgagcctttaacgagcatacaaatatatatatatatctttacactaaatgctcatttttcgtttcttgtgtgaatagccgcttggttcatacgactctagaacttgccacaacaatacattcccagtccttaccagcttaaacccgagtaagtaaatgatggaggcattaggaccaaccctttttcattctacaccattatttttctttttttttaccacctacccaaaatccccctagttaacccctttgagccaaaacctttttcatttcttaacccaaaacaaccctttttacccacctaaaccttttttttttgtaacaacgttcggttctcttatgacttccttaaaaAAATCGATGAAGCTAAaaaaacaaagtttatcaaatatctttgtttgaacaacccatcgaaataaaataaaaataggaaaaataaaaagtctttcaaaccaacgtttgttacgcctttcgccctttttactaaccactaacccaaccacccacctttagcccaagccaaaaaacccataaagccctcttgatatttacaaaggtatatagttaaaaaggaggaggattgattgcttggcaagcttatggtagaagtaagttccatgccgctctcgagtgattcactaaaaaaatacaccttcggccgagtgttgagtgatctcccgtgaggtatgtgaacttttATATATATGAGAAtttaaaaaaggtatgttatgcccaaataagtaatttatcttaaagaatgttcttaataaattatgccgaataggattgtaaataaataaaaataaaacctcaataaagaatcttggaaatcccgacactctatgacaagcccaaaaaccttctcttctacccattccatttgggagtgaataaagccacattataaagagttttgcttgaggacaagcaaagattcaagtgtgggggtatttgatatgcgcaaaatgcaacatataaattatatcaaatgtggcataaaactaacccttttttagtactaatgttggaaaaagtgtgtttttgtcttccttttgtattttcaggattaaataagctcaaattaacaaaagaagcaaaaagacagcaaaatctaacataaatacaagaaaatgaacaaaagtggaatgcccgacccctcaacagcatcttcccaagcaaaaccaaggacacagaagactaaacacgccccgtgctcagcgagcacggggccatgcccaagaagcagcagaaaagacaaacctttagaagcttctattgcccaccacggggtcatgcccagtggacacgggggcatggtcagactcctgcagacacatttattgtaattgtgaattacaattaatgaggagagagacaaggatggacacggggccgtgcccgagcttctgttcagcctataaataggaatgcttggagacatttcaactcatcccttggcacaccacctctctcacacttcacccaccacccaccaccaccacaacaccatcatccaccaccatcatccattgtccatcatagagtgtgtgagccgtctcgggatccaagattgatcgtaagagttcttgacaatcaaaggccatgtttgcctaagtctcttacatcacttggtgaagacaagtgtttagtgtaatactttttatttttaatcttttgcactttttaattggttttgtattaatgactttaattactagtttcttatgttgaaagtgattcttccttatcgtttgtccgtggtgacttggcattattttactgtctatataaaataaaagattttcaccattcatatctccacggtctatatggaggtatgttggctacctggtcgggtgttaagggaacggtttggtaagagtcttgccgttgttcagcgtttagagattaTGCAAGGGacatgggtcaaatttagtaggacctccttcaatgcccaaaggtattggatggcgggggtccaaactctttgatcccctcataagttaaactactattaaaactttaacccagctatttaggactgtatccttgctgacgcagactacttagctgagggtaacgtcgccttcaaaagaggggcctaccacattatgcattaataacttaattaattatctttcaataatccgaccctttaggattgtatccttgctgactcaaactactgggttgagggtaacgtcgccttcaaaagaggggcctactacaataactaagataatctcttaaacaagtgcaaaagtgcgaaaataatcaaaggttacactaacacacgagtcggatccaagtgattcatcttgtctatctgtttttatttttatttttattttcagcattttagttagttttattttcttagttaaaaaatcttttttctaacattttggtttgattagacgttgaggataaaccggtactaaaagctcttgtgtccttggacgacctcggtatcttaccaacactatactacgtccgcgatgggtgaacttgcccatatgtgtgtttagtgttagtaaatatcgtgttttatatatttaaaacttggctaaaagtgtaaaaatggcttaaaatatacttccaaattataacacacttcacgcacatcaattgAATTCTAAAAAGttgggaaagtggcaccttgtgccacataggaggagagttgaaacttaaaggggtatttaagtgggaacactccatccttattgtttcatggaaacACACTTGTGTACTCGCGAAAGGTGCGGCACACCCGAGCCTCGCCCACGCTCTTGCGCATGGCGCGGGTgatgggcgcaatgtggcgctttgatgacGCACTTTGCGCTTGAAACAGACGAGTCAAACggttttgactgagaattaaatgacgaattaaagtgcattgaaaACGTCTAATGCAATTTAATTCTtccatttaatttatttttctgtTTCATCTCAGACCTGCAGTATAAATAGGCAGGAGACCTGCTGCAAAAGGCACACCAAAAATTCATAGCTTATGCAACTTTCTCTCTACAGTGTCTTCATCTTTTTCTGTCTAGTAGCAAGGTATACCTTCGGGTTGCGTTAAGTCCGGCGGTACAACTGTTgaggctgttgtatcctggaaacaaagaGTTCTCCTGGAAGACTCGAAATTTATTTCAAGGGGCCCGTGTTtacacgatcctcagccaagaacagGTTTTTCTGTTTGTAATTTTGTTCTTGTTTATCTAATTTTCAGTTGTAACAGTATTGTTCATTGCTTTCCTTTTCAATCTattgtaattcaagttaataaaatattttagtcaattttgcacgaacggattcctacaatcttaaaacaaattttaaaacaCCGTTCGTGTAAAATCACAAACATTTCTGCTGTGATTTCAAACTAGTTTTGACTTCACgcagtttgtgttttaaaaacatattttttttctgCTTTGGTTCAAAGCAgcaactttgtcaaaacagaatttgtttctcCTTTTCATTTCTCTCTTTCAGTTCTAAGATCTTCTGTTGTGGTcatcaaagttggacttagaagctacACGGGTGGTTTTGTTACTCATCGATTCTGTTAAAACATTAATAAATCAGCACATTTATTATTTCTAAACAAATTTATTAACTTTTATGTTAAATTTTTTAGAATGTCGACTGAAAATAGTCGGAACCCCTGCCAACACTGTGAGAGCGTCCACACTGGCAAATTTTGCTGAACGACCCGAAAAGTTCTCGGGTCTCCACTTCAAAAGGTGTGTTCTTCTATTTGACCACcctga
This is a stretch of genomic DNA from Helianthus annuus cultivar XRQ/B chromosome 16, HanXRQr2.0-SUNRISE, whole genome shotgun sequence. It encodes these proteins:
- the LOC110922163 gene encoding ankyrin repeat-containing protein At5g02620 isoform X2 — translated: MMKQPSTSSGHQQQQQQQNHTIVQMPQQQVPAPAQQNPPQPNRPSLELLLGNREEKYIKFAVPLYEAAMKGDWKAAEPILRQDPHLMRAAITENEETLLHVAASAESTKAVEQFVINLVQLMEKPDLELQNKNWDTALCLAAAAGNIETAKTMVQKNRALIEILNFKKVMPLYMAALFAKPKMVAYLYNLSNKMVGDCWTHDNRGWVLQKCVEADMFALAQKPRAFEEEKTNSISTKIKSIFAAPNKKESAALELLKIIWEKVAKMGKKEIDDIIRGPSSVKTNKEGKAKRGYFSRVLFVAAKMGNTRFIIELIRSYPDLIWKQDHKGKTIFHFAVKFRQIEVFKLIYEIGAMKDLITPIKDENHNNMLHIVAKSVKQQQFENASGVAFQMQSELLWFQEVQKMIPPQYRQRENKRGKTPKELFTKEHEALLKDGREWMKDTASQCMVVATLIATIVFAAAFTLPGGYDQDTGIPFFRKEASLIIFVISDAVSLICSSTSVLMFLSILTSRYAEYDFKEALPRKLVNGIATLFLSIVTMMIAFSASFFVLYHNKVRWIPITITALASIPVMFYIFLQLDLFKDVVKAAYQSKHLFKPNKKRTLYY
- the LOC110922163 gene encoding uncharacterized protein LOC110922163 isoform X1, which codes for MMKQPSTSSGHQQQQQQQNHTIVQMPQQQVPAPAQQNPPQPNRPSLELLLGNREEKYIKFAVPLYEAAMKGDWKAAEPILRQDPHLMRAAITENEETLLHVAASAESTKAVEQFVINLVQLMEKPDLELQNKNWDTALCLAAAAGNIETAKTMVQKNRALIEILNFKKVMPLYMAALFAKPKMVAYLYNLSNKMVGDCWTHDNRGWVLQKCVEADMFDVALNILNDCPNIILPNRLLTDVLLALAQKPRAFEEEKTNSISTKIKSIFAAPNKKESAALELLKIIWEKVAKMGKKEIDDIIRGPSSVKTNKEGKAKRGYFSRVLFVAAKMGNTRFIIELIRSYPDLIWKQDHKGKTIFHFAVKFRQIEVFKLIYEIGAMKDLITPIKDENHNNMLHIVAKSVKQQQFENASGVAFQMQSELLWFQEVQKMIPPQYRQRENKRGKTPKELFTKEHEALLKDGREWMKDTASQCMVVATLIATIVFAAAFTLPGGYDQDTGIPFFRKEASLIIFVISDAVSLICSSTSVLMFLSILTSRYAEYDFKEALPRKLVNGIATLFLSIVTMMIAFSASFFVLYHNKVRWIPITITALASIPVMFYIFLQLDLFKDVVKAAYQSKHLFKPNKKRTLYY
- the LOC110922163 gene encoding ankyrin repeat-containing protein At5g02620 isoform X3 gives rise to the protein MKGDWKAAEPILRQDPHLMRAAITENEETLLHVAASAESTKAVEQFVINLVQLMEKPDLELQNKNWDTALCLAAAAGNIETAKTMVQKNRALIEILNFKKVMPLYMAALFAKPKMVAYLYNLSNKMVGDCWTHDNRGWVLQKCVEADMFDVALNILNDCPNIILPNRLLTDVLLALAQKPRAFEEEKTNSISTKIKSIFAAPNKKESAALELLKIIWEKVAKMGKKEIDDIIRGPSSVKTNKEGKAKRGYFSRVLFVAAKMGNTRFIIELIRSYPDLIWKQDHKGKTIFHFAVKFRQIEVFKLIYEIGAMKDLITPIKDENHNNMLHIVAKSVKQQQFENASGVAFQMQSELLWFQEVQKMIPPQYRQRENKRGKTPKELFTKEHEALLKDGREWMKDTASQCMVVATLIATIVFAAAFTLPGGYDQDTGIPFFRKEASLIIFVISDAVSLICSSTSVLMFLSILTSRYAEYDFKEALPRKLVNGIATLFLSIVTMMIAFSASFFVLYHNKVRWIPITITALASIPVMFYIFLQLDLFKDVVKAAYQSKHLFKPNKKRTLYY